In the genome of Onychostoma macrolepis isolate SWU-2019 chromosome 10, ASM1243209v1, whole genome shotgun sequence, the window ACTAAATCCAATAAGTATATACCAATATGCTTCAACATTTAAATTTGAACCCCTTAAGGTCGTAATACCGGTACCGAATAGGAATTGTATCatcacatgtttttttttaaatattatacgTGTTTgagcacaaacacagacataccgtattgacccgaatataaaacaatgtttttttcttgcaaatacatctgaaaaaacgcagtCATCATATATTCAGGGTCTgaactttgacatgtcaataatacacccacaacaataggcaCAAGTCGTGattgtcatgttagcctgatgggaccaacttcctctgtaagtgattttaaaacataagactgtacccagatttgaaaactacaataagacttcacttctactgttaataaaattttggtaggctactatgagatggatagcctaattgttatataattcagatgggctacctgttatttttatggtatatcaaaaataaattcagaGTAAACTCTCGAAAACTCCCCACCGGATTCACAAACGCTTCGTAAACGTCCGATTTGATAGTTAAACATGtgtatgttaatgaattccaatCATTCGTAATTAGGGCGCTCATGCACGCTCAttcacaattagcataatcccCACCTATGACTACGCAAATTGCGTGTTCAGGAACacagtggaatattctggtctaCTTTCTCAGATTTGGCTCCAGTATATTGCAAAAAAGACTAGGCCACATGGCTAacaataaaaattcaataaGTGTGTCCACCCAACCTTTTTTAGCCACCTGAAAAATGTCAGGTGCTCTTTTGAAAACAGTCAGCTGGTGGCGCTTGAAAACACTTTGGTGGCACAGAGTTTTCCccataaactgtaaaaaaaggTTTTCTCCAGCTGTCGATTTGGTTGCCATGATGTAGAATATCCACGGCAGTATTACTAGTAGCCTCtctcattttgaagaatattactgaatataaaaatgcagtaaccaGTAATATTAACTTCTCTATTTTTGTTCAGTTGTACAAGTAGGATGATTGGTTGGTTTAGTATTTGTCCTGCTCCTCCTCCATTGATTGGACGGCTGgctaaaaagtgacagtgacaaGCGCCAAAGCTAAACCGGAGCTAAACAGTTTATCAGCTCTcagctacaaaaaaataaaaataaaaaacagcaaacgagcttgtaaaatattataatagcagtgcatcaaaattcagtgtcatcagtttgccaaaaagaacacagaacGTTTTACGCACCATTTACACCTGGTAGGGAGCAGTAGAGCCCTGCACGAACCTAAAATATAGGCCCTAGTCCGGCCCTGGCCCGTAACGCTCAGGCCCTAGTCCGGCCCGTGTctgacagcttatcagaattctcGGCCCAAGTCCAACCCGAGCCCCGAAAGTGCGCTTTACAGGACGCGCCAGAGCGATCACTTgcattggaaacatttcaaaatacgctgtcatttttgctcataaaggtaagagtacaAGGCTATACActgttcggaactgtaaagggtctacttttatttgtgtgcactcaaaatatcaacaaaacatgcttttataaaaaatgaaaaaaaagaaagaaaaaaaaagcagtttcgGTTTTGAGCAGGAGCGCTTCTGAAAAACCGGAACACAGTTCAGTTACACAATACTTGCCTCACTTACGTGATAAATATAGTATCTATAAAAAGCTATGAATTAATGCAATAATCtgaatcgaaaacaaaaactctttcattataaaatccctaaagatgcaaaatgcagcttttcccgaAACATTGGGAACTCTTCACGCTCCAACTTCTCCCTGATGCTATGCATGGTCAACTGTCACCTGTACGCTAATGCGTGCAAATATGCATTGCGTAGGCGATGTGTAATATTTAtcagtatttattatatttagcaATAGTGTTGCTAATAGTATGCTAAATtcattattcaaatatttagcgatatttaataatataatcagtTTTTCATACAGTAGTCATGTGTGCTGAGCGTATATGGGCACAATATGCAGACCTCTAGGGAGCAGGTGTAAATTTCTTTCGTaccaaataacattttgaaaatatgaacattttcatgaatccGAAAATTTACATCAGAACTCAGAACAGCTCTACGAacaatttacacaaaaatttgttctgctcgtgtttcatgaatgaggcccattgttggtacattttaccagtatttactatacttttacaacaaaaatttaaataaaaaggaaaaatatgcaatatgaaaataatttaagaaaaaaaaaaaaagttttacacagaaaaaaaacaaatcaataataTGAAGGGAATGTTTCTGCCGCGCTGCCGACCGCTAATATGAAGCAGCCGAGAGAGCGCGAGAgtgagatttatatttaatgcattttctttGGCTATCTGAGgctgaaatctgaaaacaatCTGAGAGAGATAGAAATAATAACGtgattttgaatattactttgactgttaaaataacattttaaaatgaagcaACGTTTGTTGCATTAATTGGGTTacttcagttgtttttttttcttcttcaactCAAAATGTAACGTATATTCCCGGTAggttttttgttatattttgagacattttgtttgcactatgtgtttgcactgaaaagataagaagatttgaatatattttcattgtattacttcagttatatatatatatatatttatattttttttttttttttctccaacatCAAAATGTAACCTATGTTCCATGTAGgttttttgttacagtttgaTACAAAGGTATTAAGatatgaatctgtttttattattattattttaataaaattgttttcaattcacttatCTTTTGAGGCTGGCTGTTTGTCACCTATGGCATCGATTTAATATCGATACCGAGGTATTACATTCTGGTATCGTACCGAAGCCAAAATTATGGTATCGAGCCATCCCTAGATGAGTCATATCTCAAATGAAAGCTCTCATTCCCCAAAATGTTTTATGAAGTTTATTTCATTGATCTAACACATTACAGAGAATAATGATCAAAAGCATCACGACGATTGAAATGACttctgtaaacaaacaaatatttacatCACATTCCTGCTCCGATTACTACTTCCGTGTGCTAAAAGTGGCCACAAACATAACATCAGCTCTTAGATTAGATTGttatctttaaaatgagactATGCTCACTTTTCTGTGAGCTTTTACAACTACACGGCATCCTAATGTGTCTCAGATGCGCCGATCAATGCTTGCGATGGAGTTGAATGGCGTGGTTTCTACTAGTTTTGCCTTAACACGTTTGTATTGACGGGTGATTACGTCATCACGAAATGCGTCATATGCCTGAAAAGCTCCCAAACAGATCTGTCCAAAGAGACATCGATCAAACTCCTAGGCCAATCCGTTGTCGATTTATGCCTTTCCAAACACGCGGAAGGAGAGCACTCTGAACACGAAATGTGCACCGCCCCTAACGCGCTAGCAGCGAGCTCAATGCAGAGTTGGGAAATGCATTGTTATGAATTTAGCCCAATGTATATGATAATGGGATTCTTTTAAATTCAGGTACGCCTGAACTCACAGAATGGGGACCCCTAGAGGACATATTGCCTCCCTTCAAATCAATCTcaataacttttcttttttaaattatacaaagaaaatgattttttccccGTTAGCTTGCACCTAGTGAAATCAAAAGAAACTATCTGCAGGGAGATGGACCAAATAGATCTTAAACAACagactttcaaataaaaattagtaaaaaatgtttttattttttatttgtgttcatcataaaattatacaataaaaatacaataaaaaatattaattgttccACCCGTGTGTTAAAGTTTAGGTTATTTACTGTGAAATTAGaccatttttatcaatttactCAAATATATGCGAGTAGGGCTCTATTTTAAATTCAGGTACGTcaaaatcagtaaaaaaaatatatatatatatgccaaaGAGCTTAAGAGGTCAAAGCAGTGGTGACAGTGAGTTAGATGGGCGTCTCTCACCTTCAGCTGCTCCTCCAGTTGGTGTTTCTCATCTGCATCGACGGTCGTAGTGAGGAACTGTGGGGGTCGCAGGGCTGAGTTACTGGAGACCACGTTACTAGAGTAGTTGGACTTCTTCACAGTGTACTTCTCCTCCGCTGTGTAGATCATCCTCATCTGAAGCTCTCTGATCACCTGCCACAGAAAAACATGAGTTACAAGATTGTAAGGCCCTTTGAAatcagctttatttattttgaccaaattcagcattttttttttctatcttctatgttttccattttaatggaataattaaattttaataatgaaaagtATGTCTAATcaattgaaataataaaattaaaatttaacaacaacttattaaaatgttaacaataACAGGGCCCTATAAAATgcgtgtttttctttttttttttaaagaaattctgTGATTTAGTACAAATGTATTATCAGAAATGGTGGTGTGGAAGTGGCTgctctggagatgaagttcATGTGAAGTACATGACCTCAAATGCTGAAGACAGTCATTCAGAACTTGCAGACTTTATATCCaaactagtgttgtcaaaagacccggtacttcggtaccaagtcggtactaaaaaaaatgaaaacgtcacggtaccaggtttttttaagtaccggtggtaccgagtacccggtcagcccggttcttgacgcgtacggccctatgatttccgtgatgcagaaaacgcggacggaatctcggaatccagttataaaaacggaatttacagtttagcacaaAATGTCATGGAAtctgtcaaagtttggatgaattgatcaaaagtaggtcattacacttaaatcaaatcgcgacacggactagtatctgtaaatattaagctgcactAGTCGgttcaaatatgaatcctgaGTGAATGAAAGGCAGGGACGcgcggttttttttttttttttttaaaatacatatactgAAGTGcgcgtgacgctcgcggtgatttcagcatctgccgtctcagtgaggacataaatacataaacaacatctataGAACTGCTCtaagagtcacttcacgagcattttaccgtttcattgagtaaaaccagcgtcatatcatatagctacacacagaaatttaaaggtattcacggcaacccgtcaaaataaacgtttatcttaaagacattgtgccagaaatatattactattatttagtagaatgtatgtgatactattactactgttgaatttttttttataaatatttatttttaaagaaatcacacaatatttcttccatattttaattttaatagtaaattccctttatttacccaaaaaataaaatgtgtttaaatttaattaattaaaaaacaaatcaaatttgggtgaaacttgtttactgtttttcatacttttattacttgcggaaaaacttaaaacacaattttcatacattttatttttgtttgactttattattaaaaatagcgtgttttttttaattagcatgtggtactgaaattggtaccgagaaccgtggattttcactggtatcggtaccgaatactgaaattttggtaccgtgacaacactaatcCAAACAGCAGTCTTTTTGTGACTCTATAGCTCATATGACAATTTGATTAATTATACAgctttacttaaaaataatatatacggTAAATTCTATTTTTATGGCTGGATTAATCGATTCCCTAGATTCAAAATCTACAACTTGAtatctattaatattttggGCAACTTCCCAGCTGAATGATGGAGGACCTACCATCTCGATCATGTTCTTGGTCTTCTCTGTTCCTACAGGCACATCATTGACTTTGTACTGAAAGCATAAGTAACTCATGACCTCCTCAGGAGCATCGAACAGCTCACGCAAATACGAGAAGAAGCCATAAGGCCtgacaaaaagaaacaaaaactatttaataaatgtactgAATAAGATGTCTTGGTAGTGGTCAAGTAGAGGGTGTTACTTTAGAGTCTCGAGCGGTCGTGATGGTGGTCGTCTAGAGCAGGACTCCGCTGGAGCGATGACGGTGTTAACTCGCAGCCTCTGCGTGTCTCGCACCTGagaaaacatttcacattttactgattttactttacttaccctttattaaaaatgtttattattctattattttaattcattatattactttgtttattattagaaaataacacaaattaaatataaaccaCATAATTTAGACAGAGGAcaattttttggaaaaataattttaccaACCTTATATAAACTTAATAGGAAATTGTTAAATTGTTCATATATTACAACCTCCTTAGCGGAACAATTAGCATTTTCCGTTCACTGACCAATTGTTTAAAGGTGACccattatgcccctttttacatgATGTAAAATAAGTCTGATGTCCCCAGAGTGTGCacgttaaagtgcccctattatgggttatgaaaggttcatattttggttttgggagtcccaaataacaggttgacatgcatgcaatgtcaaaaaacactttcttttaatatttccttataatatgcatttattttttaccttatttgctcaacgactcccaaacaaTTCGCTCaaagatttatttttccaaaccaCTCACGCTAATCTGcagtgattggtccgattgatctatttcatttccatttaatCTTGCCCGTAATGCCTGgtaaagcagcatttgtgagcacagccgttaccggggaaacagctatttttaaggctccaaaagcagcacctagtggcaaagaattaatttgcattttcattcagaccaacccgaaaatcaagttttcccaggtctgTGCGCGCAACAAGTGGCTGACTTGATGGACGTCAatatgaaacggcttgggattcgttttaaaaacgacttgtttcaatgattcagattgactctttcttttgagagacaataactttatacacggtgcactttcagatttaaaactttgcaggatgttttcattcacttagagctgttacacactgcatgaaaggttatgttcaaaaatccataataggggcactttatgttttagctcaaaataccccacagataattttttatagcttgttaaaattgACACTTTTAGAGTATGAGCCAAAACACACCGTTTTTGTGTTTGTCCCTTTAAATGGAAATGAGCTGGTGCTCCCGACCCACTTTCAGAAGAGGGCGGAGCTTCAAGAGCCGGCAACAACAAAACAGGACAATCTCACGCACTGAAAATGTCAAACTCTCGTTCGAACCGGAATCAGTTTAAAAGTCAGTCATCTGATAGTACTGTGCATAATACATGCACgtttattttttcacaaatttATAAGTCTCACTTGTGATTATAAGCTGGACAAATTCAACCGGTCGATctcacattgctttcatatgcaaTTTTTAACTGCCAGATTCCTATTTACGATGATTCTGGTAGAACATGATGgcagcatcagtgaaaacaggaATAGCTTTAGCAACATTAGCCTTACTGAGTGCCAATAAGCTTTTTAAGAAaggcaatttggaaaaaaaaacgcGTGGCACTTTGTCTGGAGTTGACGTTCACGCACAAacctaaactaaactaaactatagGACTTTACCATTTTTTCTGGTACATCTTCTTCGAAAATGAAATTAAACCACAGATGGAGGGACTCCTATGTTCGTTGGTGCATCTCAAAACACAACACCTCTGATGCCTCTTTGGCGCTGACAAGCAGCTACAGCAGGAAAACAGTGATGGCGGACTGCTGCTTCTCACTCAGGGCTGTGTCTAAGCTAATAGGGCACAAATAGGGCTAATAGATTGTCACAAATGGGCGGGACTTTTTCCAGAAATTTTGAATCGCGTGTTCAGAGAGACTGTTTATGATTTATTgggattataaaaagaaaaatgtgtgGGTAGATTTTTACcattataggctggttgttttcacacactgcggCCACAAAACTGTGTTCAAACGCcacataaaagttatttttgcatAATTGGTCccctttaaatgattttttaaaattgtgtcaGCTTCTGAGCTTCTCACCTCTGTCATGAACTTTTCCATGTCGCCCTGTTTCTGAAAGACAAAGGCTCTCAAATCATTGAGAGGAATGTGACTCTCAATGTATTTTGCATGCCGAGCATCACGGACATTTATctggaaaaagagagagaaaatcaaTCCGATCTACTTAAAAACCCATCTCCAAGAAACAGCAACTGAATTAGCAGCTGTGCTCTCACCACCAGCATCATGGGCTCATAGACGTTGCCTTCAAAACGATCACGGTTATCCCTCAGCCACTTGAGGGCAGTGTAGGTGTCACGAAAACGGTTGCGCAGTTTATCCTCTTTCACCTTCATCATGTCCACCAGACTCTTCAGACGATTCTGCAAACCTTCAGAAGATCATCCAACAAACTAAATATGAGTGCAAGACTTAAGGTCATTGTACaccgagtccgaaattttcatatgcatttttttttttagcttttttcgtatttgtcatcctttcctatcaaaatacCTGATatggatgcgaaaacgcaggaAAATCAAACatgatctgatttttttttttttatgacggaagAAAGTTTTGGAGGCAGCGTGTAAACATGATTGACACAACGAgaggtcatatttattttttaacatgtgAAAATTTCGGACGAGAATTTTGGATTTTAGCATGGTGAATTATCAATATAATGAATGTATCAATAAAATTATCTAAAACAGGGTGATTTCTTCACAACAGGCAAAAATTGCTTCTTATACAACTTTTGTATGTTTTTCTGCTACTAAAGTCATCTTAAACATTACGGTTTAATTCTCCAAAGGCTTCGTCTTTATCTCTACGCAGGTCCAACATCTCGCCCTCCAGTTTGGCTTTTTCTTCCTGGATATTCCTCAGCTCTGTGTTAACAGCCTCAATCTGAGGCGTGACGTCCTCCATGCTGCCCATGTTCTGAAGCTCCTTCTGCAGGTCTTTGATCATGAGCTGCGTGTGTCCGATCCGCTTCTGTCGGTCCGCCTCCTCCGTCTGCTTCAGACTCAGTTCCTGTCTGATGTCATCAATCTAGCGTTTGACAGAAGCAGACGAATCAGCTAGTGATTCAATACGGTCTTTAACAGTTTCTTATGTTTTATAGGTAGTCTTTCAGAACAAACCTCTCTATTCCTATATTCAAGCTGATCATGTTTCTGCTTACATTTCTGCGTTGCATCTCTGATACTGGCAGTCTGAGAAATAGGGGGACAGTggcattatttttatataataaaatacatataaaagagATTCTTGGCAATCAGGTTTGTGATTTGCGCTGACCAGCTCCTTCATCTGCTGCTCGATGGGCTGCAGCTGACTCTCCACCGAGCGGATCTTCCTGAGCAGCGGCTCCTGAGCTTCTTGAAGAGACTTCAGCTTCTTTTTCAtttcctctctctccttcttCACCCCCTCGAGCTCTTTACGTGCCGTTTCATACTCCTAAAATAGGAAAGAGAGAATAAGTCTTGAAATCCATCCGATATGcacataaaatcttaaaatggaCATAAAAAATGTATGCGCTCAATTAAATCTAATCATTTTTTATCAGATAAGACGACTTATCTGTGCATGAACTACGaatgcattttacaaacatCAGGCTTCCAAACACAAGATAACATGACAACATTTGTTTTGCAGTTTATCTGGATGCCCTGAGGTACAAGTCATTTTTACATAGGGAAAAAAACAGTGGCCTTCCCTGTTTGCAGcaactttcattttcattattgatACTTTGCTTGATGACGATTTTATAGATACTTTCACGATTTTGTTTTCTTGAAAACATGGAAcggaaacagttttattcacaaatgttttaaGCCATACTGATTACGGTTCAATAATGAATGAACAACAGTTATTGAACTGAGCCAACACTGAAGTGACTGTAACGACACTATTGTCTTGCTAGAACTGCTTTATTGCAGGATTTTGGATGTGCCTCATTTTTAAAGTTTGCATCATTGATACTGTTACTTTCCTGtttgcactaaaaaaaaaaatctctattGTAGGAAGATAtatctataaaaataaagttgatTTGACTTGATATTCCAATTTTTCAATtaagttaaattcgcaactttggatggaaacataactactataaacatttctttttgaaatgaGTGTCTTACAATAAGGAGTTATGACAATAATATGAGTAATATTCAGCTGTTTGTGTGATCCATCAATGGTGATCACCTTATAATGAAGAGTAATTCCTCTCAGGAAGCTTGCAACAACTTGGTTTTGAGAAAGTTTAATCTAGTAAGATCAGCACTCACCACCCAGGGTTTCTTCTTCTCTAGCATCTGGATCCTGTCCAAGTGTCTCTTCTTCATGTAGTAGCGCTCCACATCCAGTTTGTTCCTCTCAATCCTCTGTCTGGTCTTCTCTAGGAAGTTGGCTTTCTCCTTACACTGATTCTGTAAGAAACACCACAAACAGGACGGAGTAAAATCAAAGCCCTATCACAGCCTTAAGATGCATTTCAAAACAAGAAAATCATTTACCTCCAGTTCCCTCTCTGTGCTGCGAAACTTCTTGAGTTCGCAGTGAAACTTGTACATTTCTGGCGGGCCGACAGATTTCTCAGTGGCTTCGAGAAGCTCGATTTTACTCATCTTAGCAAACTCACCAACCTTCTCCTGCAACCCCAAATAAAAgacaaactattaataaaaaaagctcTTGTGCAGTTCTTCAAAACTTCACAGATTTGTCTGACAATCTATATTGTGCAGTAATAAACTCATGATATTAATAACAGCGCTCACCTGCGGTAGGAACTGACACAGGTTCCCGACCTGGATGTGCAGCTCCTTCACGGCCTCCTCCACAGCCTTCTGACTGGAGTGTTTCTTATTGAGCATCCATGTCGACTGGTTGTTCTCAACCTGGATCTCTCTGGTGATTATCAAGTTGCCGCTCGCTCTGTATCTGGAGACAAAGAAAAGCAGAGATGAATTGAGCAACTCTATGTCTCTACAAGGACTTTTGGAAATAatgaacataaataataatatgtataaatatacactTACAGCTCAATTTCAACTGAACCCTTATTGCACCCTCGCTTCACATACAGACCAACCTAGAAACAGAAAAATATCTGGCTTATTATTGtcaataaatgttgttttagtatGACTCACCTACTATTACAgcttgtattaatattttgaattcatcttcacttttatattttccttttattttaatttagtttttgttttttgtaaacatGTCTATATAGTTATCAATtcgttattttagtacttcaagtgaaacaaaatacaaataagaaatattgCCTTGGGAATTAGCTGAAG includes:
- the smc5 gene encoding structural maintenance of chromosomes protein 5, with amino-acid sequence MDLPQKKKRISHELTNSKPSSREAAPTSSTNGQAGGFVEGSIVRITMRNFLTYDHSEVSPGPKLNMIVGANGTGKSSIVCAICLGLAGKTAVLGRGDKVGLYVKRGCNKGSVEIELYRASGNLIITREIQVENNQSTWMLNKKHSSQKAVEEAVKELHIQVGNLCQFLPQEKVGEFAKMSKIELLEATEKSVGPPEMYKFHCELKKFRSTERELENQCKEKANFLEKTRQRIERNKLDVERYYMKKRHLDRIQMLEKKKPWVEYETARKELEGVKKEREEMKKKLKSLQEAQEPLLRKIRSVESQLQPIEQQMKELTASIRDATQKCKQKHDQLEYRNREIDDIRQELSLKQTEEADRQKRIGHTQLMIKDLQKELQNMGSMEDVTPQIEAVNTELRNIQEEKAKLEGEMLDLRRDKDEAFGELNRLQNRLKSLVDMMKVKEDKLRNRFRDTYTALKWLRDNRDRFEGNVYEPMMLVINVRDARHAKYIESHIPLNDLRAFVFQKQGDMEKFMTEVRDTQRLRVNTVIAPAESCSRRPPSRPLETLKPYGFFSYLRELFDAPEEVMSYLCFQYKVNDVPVGTEKTKNMIEMVIRELQMRMIYTAEEKYTVKKSNYSSNVVSSNSALRPPQFLTTTVDADEKHQLEEQLKAAERQVQSIDQRMAAIREQQAKLDRRDNELRASKKKLSELKGKKRQLEQKISTKQDSLRQMEQNEINLQAIEEETNAKIAAVNNKKVAIMEEYLGHMKMKARLSMEKVYLALQSAGLSAEKTKLETDCRDSSAELKRAEVVYTKLDQAKNNLLARCKTLMRRASEICNMTAGETAVPEELHAAFSQLPVTLDEIDAMLNEEKARAECFTGLSDAVVEEYNRREREIKNIEKELDDKTNALTTYRRNIAEAKERWLNPLKQLVDQINERFSDFFCSMQCAGEVDLHSENEEEYDKYGIRIRVKFRSSTQLHELTPHHQSGGERSVSTMLYLMALQELNRCPFRVVDEINQGMDPVNERRVFDIVVRTACGVNTSQYFFITPKLLQNLKYAEQMTILCVHNGPYMLPPNKWSEKAFIRRAKRRQIP